TATAAATTATTTTTCTGCTTGCTTATTTCCTTTTTTGCGCTTTTTTACTGCTGCTGTTAAAAGATACTCAATTTGCCCATTTACACTTCTAAATTCATCTTCTGCCCAACTCGCTAATTCATCGTACAAATCTGCTGAAAGGCGCAGCGGCACTTGTTTTTTTGCCTTTGTTTTTTTATTATCCACAAGTACCGCTCCTTTTTCATTTTTATTATCCAGTAGTATTATAGCGAACCTTGCTAATATAAGGAACCACTATTTACAATCGGCTGGGCATCACGATTGCCGCAAAGGACCACCATTAAATTACTTACCATTGCTGCTTTTCGCTCTTCATCCAAGTCAACAACGTCTTTTTCATTTAATTTTTCTATTGCCATTTCTACCATACCAACCGCTCCTTCAACAATCAACTGACGCGCATCGACAATCGCTGCTGCTTGTTGACGTTGTAACATTGCGGCTGCAATTTCTGGGGCATAGGCTAAATGCGTAATTTTGGCTTCTAAAATTTCTATTCCCGCAACGTTGACTTTGCTTTGAATTTCTTCAGCCAGACGAGCACTAACTTCTAAGCTTGAACCTCTCAAACTTTTTTCATTCGCATCTTCATCGTCAGTGGCATCATAAGGATATAGGCGCACAATATTTCGTAAAGCAGAATCAGACTGAATAGACAAATAATCAACAAAATTATCCACATCGAACATGGCTTTGGCAGTATCATGCACCCGCCAGATAACGACGATGGAGATGATAATTGGATTTCCTAACTTGTCATTT
The DNA window shown above is from Enterococcus montenegrensis and carries:
- a CDS encoding TA system antitoxin ParD family protein, with the protein product MDNKKTKAKKQVPLRLSADLYDELASWAEDEFRSVNGQIEYLLTAAVKKRKKGNKQAEK
- a CDS encoding SPFH domain-containing protein, with amino-acid sequence MNNEKVALKQPTEEKILKAHKGMPVFLMMLLGIVLSIVAFIWGIFILSEGSQPVLGGILLGLGIFYWVLPLWLLIAGLKVVHPNEALVMTLFGKYVGTLKGAGFYYVNPFMTAAPVAKSSSQEFTTADSETDPVTGAKKAAGNLPKKRLSLKTMALSNNKQKVNDKLGNPIIISIVVIWRVHDTAKAMFDVDNFVDYLSIQSDSALRNIVRLYPYDATDDEDANEKSLRGSSLEVSARLAEEIQSKVNVAGIEILEAKITHLAYAPEIAAAMLQRQQAAAIVDARQLIVEGAVGMVEMAIEKLNEKDVVDLDEERKAAMVSNLMVVLCGNRDAQPIVNSGSLY